The genomic window ATGGTCAATTTTTGTTGATCAAAGATATTCCTAATATTTTCCTTGATAAACCAGATGAGTTTCATGATATTATGATGCGTTTTAATACACTCTCACAATttccaattatatttataattaacaacgAGAAAATTATCCGTGATCTATTTTCTACAGAAatcttagaaaaattgaaagtgCAGCAAATCAAATTCAACCAAATCACTAGAAAATCTGTCCTGACTGTATTGGAACAAATTGTTAAATCTGAACAAcagaagaataaattattaaggatACCAAATTCTACTGAAATGAATGCTATATATGATGAGACTAACGGGGACCTGAGAgcatcaattataaatttaagttttacttGTATGAGCGTCCGaaataaaatcagtaaaaaGTGTTCTACTACTTCTACTTCTTCAATGGACGTAAATCTTGATTTATTTCATTCCATTGGTCGTGTTATATATCCAAAGAGAGAGGTGATTAATTCACCACTCCAGTTTAAATTTACTCATAACCCTGATAATTTGGTTGAAAATTTTGCAATGCAACCAAGTACAGTTTTAGGGTTTCTTCAAGAAAACTATCTAACTCGCTTTTCGAGTTTATCTGACATTTGCAAAGGAGCTGATGCAATTAGTGCTGCTGATGTAATGTTAAGTTCAGACTTTATGTTTGGTGTTTCTATATATGACATTAGTTTGTCATCATTATCAGTAGCTGTCAGAGGATTAATGTTGGCAAATGAAAAACCCATCAAAGTATTTAGACCAATTGTTAAGCCCAAACATTTCCAATATACTAAtgatatacaaatgtataaagatattaaaatatggtttgATGATGTACACGAATCTCCTAAAGATATATTGTTAGATATTATCCCATTTGTAAATGAACTAGGAACTGATAAACAGAAAAATGTTGCTAAAGAATTGTGGCGtttcaaaagaaaataatgactGAGCaagattagaaataatttagatatctataaatgtattattttatatgtatgtatacaaattataatttttaatagcttgtatattttgtaatattagaaatgttttgttaattaaatctatacaaattaaagagtaaaatctaatttttgaataattttatttttaacaactgaaaagaaaataactataacttatatataaatatcagagAAAGTCTTCGCCTCTTGaaatttatacaacatatatattgttagtAGCCTTTTCTTCCTCTGAATCGCTGTCTGTTATCCAActggaataaaattatttgaatattagatattgtatagtataaaaacataatagttataattttactaatataatttaaaaaatagatattacagttaatacaattatatatttaaacaggaatgtatttattagcattttccATGATACATAGatgaagaatttaatttttctttttttgttccatattttgaaattactaggttatttttgaaacagatatttttgcatttttacttgtttttttaatcaaaaatttgccatattttaagaataaaataataagtatatttttaaattattgccaattatatactcatattttgatttaattttttcaataaaataattaaaatccataTCATAAAACTGATGTATAACCTAATAGGTTATTTAGgcgattttttagaaaatttgattttaagttcttaataataattagaaaaattaaaattttttgtagttatttaataaattagatatttatagtaCTTATGATATTAGTAACTcaactttttttcttcattattctatcattttaactacatattttaaacaaatttatttcacaatatttaagAAAGGTTATatcatacctacctatatttatctaattacaaatgttataaaaactgATACCTGCTTATTAATATAAGCTAGGTATTTGAAtttggttatataatattatctatttgatTAAATCAACTTATTGCTTACAAGTGATCTCTTgcattcaaaaaatgtattttgtaatgcTAAACATTCTGGTGGACAGTTTTTCTCTTTCAAGCAGTCTTTGGGCAACTTTCTttgctaaaaattataattaatatccatTACAAAatgagaatatttataaaatatgtattgtgtacTTTTTGTAGGACAAAGTTTACTTACTATTTTACAACAGTCTGATTCCAACAAACACATTTTGAGATCCGCTCTAATGCCTGCACAAGGCCTATTGTCTGTGAGTTCACCTTCATCGTAGCGCATCatcttgatataaattattgtaagtttTACAATACgtctattgaatattaataagattatagatacggtattataattattttagtatttatataaataactacaaaCTATATAAGTGTGTAATTTGGTTGTCTTCTGTTTTACTGCAATAGTtgcaattacaattttttgcgATGATGCAACACCACACAAACTCGAATTTTAAGTacgtttataattgtttttttaatttataattaatatttagtattagctgtaggtacattgtttttaataataatattttgatttcaacTCATACTGTTATCAATTATACATAAGTAGATAACAGTAGATAAGCAAACATCAGTTGTTAAACAGGACGTATGTTGATAAACGGATAAATGGACCCCGATAACCATTCTGAATTTATACCAGGTCTGATCTGACATTTGAATCATTTAAATCCACTGACATTCAAAACCTCAATCAGTTTGAGACATATTAACTCTACTTACAtcttaattacaaaaaaaaaaaaatgtattacatactATCATACTATACAGGTGACAAAAATATAGTTCAATTGTACTCTGGcgttgtacttataatatttttttgtgcgttcctatattatgtcttttagttatatattataggtaaactatattaactatctaaaaatcattattgtaatacctaAGTACCTAACTCAgctccaaaattaaaattattatataggtatgcagATACGCTGAAGTTAAATACCTATGTGTTTAGTTTAGACGCAACAGATATTAATACTTAGAATGAGTAGTAAAATATCCTAACTAGTAACTAgacataagtaaatattattatatacttataagttatagggctacctatattcaatattgtatcgAACGCGGTCCTTCCTTTCTTATaccaactattatattattataggtgacataatatattatatgcatgaatactttaaaaaaatatccataatatttaagaagtcgatttaaagcttaaaattttaaaaacaatcctgaaaattatgatgttatttttaaaattacgtttaataacaaattgcattacgtttatatttactatagttacatcagattttaaatagaaaaagtgACATCCAAATAGTCGGCCTAGtctaaaaatttatgaattaaactatttttttgaaattacaaCCAAACttcagaaattttaattattctattgtttttagttgtttttatgatcatgcaaagaaatatatattttaatttccgtGTACAAATTGTAACTCTAAGGCCCGTTTCACATAGACGCGTATCATACGCGACGTATCGTACGCGCGCGTTTTTAGTTTACATCGATTAAGTTCATACGTGCCATTCCGAGGGTCGCGCGTTTTGCTCGCCGATATGGCGCGTATGAACACTATGAACTTAAACAATGTAAACTAAAAAACGCGCGCGTACGATACGTCGCGTACGATACGCGTCCATGTGAGACGGGCCTAAGTAATAGTATAAGCGTCAAGTGATAATGTATTACCTACAATTATgttcattaatcatttattattatcctgACACAGCTTAAATGTTTATgtcatataaattatctaaatattactCCTTATAACATGCTACACTCCATCCCATATTATGAGTCATAATTTATGACTAATATGGGTCGAAAGCTTAACAAATAAGtaccatatatttttgaaataactgTGTGTTCATGTTTAATcataacaaatgtataaacgaatattataattatcattataattacgtAACGATTTTCTCGATATCTTTGAAGTGAAATGATGAatagagtttttaaaatttagaattcggtgtacagttttttaattaattgtacttaTAGGCTAAAATTTCTAATCCAAGTTGATTGGAATATCTCGTTAGACACCAtcgtcaaaaaaatcaaatatctcCCAGATGATGAATACAGagctgtttattattaatcagcgACGGCCGACGAGGAAAGATATAAAGGATCCTATTAGGTCCTTTTTCTTTGGACGTTTTTGCTTGTTTCATCAACACGATTTTACGATCTCAAAAGATTACCGAcgatttctaattttaatatctgatTTAATGctgtagatattttaaagatttctcGATTACTTTTTTCATcccacaatttaaaaatttacaactgtaaaatacaaatttaaaatatacctaatgattCACGTCAATGTGGATCTAtgcgaatatattattatattactgttaaCCTACTTCTTTTCTAAATCAACTCGCCATGCCGTCTGCTTAGCTTTggaacaacaaaattattacacaatcGATGCCATGTACtgcttttataaaacaatatacatcGACATATCGTATACGGTATACCTAAGTCAATTTCGTAAAATTTAcgaacaatgaaaataattttcaaagataATTTGGTCACTATTGCTTATAATTACACTGTCATTGCACAATTTATTACTACaacgaaaattgaaaatcaattttcaaatggTTTGTAATCGCAAATTTTGAAATGCTCACCATTTTAAAgagataatatcaatttttattatgtcgcAATCggaaattaaactaaaatatatataagtgatctaaattaaatttattataatgtttaccaGCAAAAACTTTTTCATAGTctaccaatatttattaaagctttcaaagtatttactgcttattaaattgtataatataataaattaagttataatataatttacggtaataatattttctgtatttaTCACTATGCACAGGTCATTGAGTAATATCACTCTATGCCATCGACACTCGACATTGAGATTTAAaattcgtttaaataattgaaaaaagttgaatatattgaggttgaatattattaaataattttattcaaccaCATGAgtgaacaaaaattgtttttgtcgtaaatttaaaaaaagtagtaCTGCGGCGCCAGATGTCtgaatacatttctttttaaacatttgtttggagagtattacttattatacacgGAATCATCTTACTCTaaatcaaacatatttatttaacgtggaacgtaaacatttttttttatactcgtCCAATATTGTGAATATAGATGTTTTTCTTGCTATTtgaagacatattattattgtgataaatcATTGGTTATGTCTTATGTACAAAAggaataagtatacatatatattatattgacgatGCCGCAAGTGTAACATAAGTCATAAATCTTTTGTAGCTTTCTATTTGGTAACCACCCCAAAAGGAGGAGTCGAAGAAGCCTTTAGACTTCATTCTCATTAATCACCCAAAAACAAGTAGGTAAGGGTCGACTGACGACGCCCATGTCACATTTCTTAACAACAAACAtatgtagttttataaatatatcaatccgtatagttgttttttcagttacaagtttaatttgtacttataaaaacaaaaatattcctatttgagatattttttttttatattttctttaaaatttcgtCTACCTATCATATAACATTCATAACGCAGACTAAAAATTGGTTAAATCCAAGACCAAAGTATTACCTAGGTATtggaatatttgattttttttttttaaatttattttattatatactatgtatataaatttgtataatgttaGAGCCAATAAATACAGTGACAATATTACACATGcataataattgcatattgcataatatgttaCTGGCGAGGAGCATGcattgttatagttttaaaactgAGTATTGATTTGTGTCAGTTGTATTACTTATGCActtaacataaatatgtgtgttatttaggtatatacctatttgattccattaattaactatttccATATATTCCATATATTAAGAGTGTAACTACTCGTATAAC from Aphis gossypii isolate Hap1 chromosome 1, ASM2018417v2, whole genome shotgun sequence includes these protein-coding regions:
- the LOC114124395 gene encoding cell cycle checkpoint protein RAD17 — translated: MSPEKKAWIKPSFEEIPPTIKLLKQSSKKRPHTALTQSENKNSDWCNIYTPQSVSKLAVHNGKVKEVKHWFESLNSNLLNKSKILLVTGPTGCAKATAVKLIAKQCGFICLEWITPMTTEPIYDQCTDSYCYQNVKDKFQDFIWGATRYRSLKCGVSNGQFLLIKDIPNIFLDKPDEFHDIMMRFNTLSQFPIIFIINNEKIIRDLFSTEILEKLKVQQIKFNQITRKSVLTVLEQIVKSEQQKNKLLRIPNSTEMNAIYDETNGDLRASIINLSFTCMSVRNKISKKCSTTSTSSMDVNLDLFHSIGRVIYPKREVINSPLQFKFTHNPDNLVENFAMQPSTVLGFLQENYLTRFSSLSDICKGADAISAADVMLSSDFMFGVSIYDISLSSLSVAVRGLMLANEKPIKVFRPIVKPKHFQYTNDIQMYKDIKIWFDDVHESPKDILLDIIPFVNELGTDKQKNVAKELWRFKRK
- the LOC114124376 gene encoding cytochrome c oxidase assembly factor 5; its protein translation is MMRYDEGELTDNRPCAGIRADLKMCLLESDCCKIQRKLPKDCLKEKNCPPECLALQNTFFECKRSLLDNRQRFRGRKGY